A portion of the Acidisarcina polymorpha genome contains these proteins:
- a CDS encoding SgcJ/EcaC family oxidoreductase, whose translation MHRPTFSWFFLAAFLASSAMTIAQTQSKEDEAQIQAIVQSESDAWNRGDAEAFASHYAEDGSFTNVIGQQLYGRQAFVAQHARIFSTIYKGSHNSFTIGKIKFLRPDVAVVDIDGVLNGANRLPPGLKAGEDGALRVKLQEVMTKEKGSWWIAAFHNVAVYPLPPESK comes from the coding sequence ATGCACCGTCCGACTTTTTCCTGGTTTTTCCTGGCTGCTTTCTTGGCGTCATCGGCTATGACGATTGCTCAAACGCAGAGCAAAGAAGACGAGGCGCAGATTCAGGCGATCGTTCAAAGCGAAAGCGATGCGTGGAACCGCGGCGACGCCGAGGCGTTTGCCTCGCATTATGCCGAGGATGGCAGCTTTACTAACGTCATCGGACAACAACTCTACGGCCGGCAGGCGTTCGTTGCTCAACATGCGCGCATCTTCAGCACGATCTATAAGGGAAGTCACAATTCCTTTACGATCGGCAAGATCAAATTCCTGCGCCCGGACGTGGCGGTCGTCGACATCGACGGGGTTTTGAACGGCGCGAATCGACTGCCGCCAGGGCTGAAAGCGGGCGAAGATGGTGCGTTGCGCGTGAAGCTGCAAGAGGTCATGACCAAAGAAAAGGGGAGTTGGTGGATAGCCGCATTCCACAACGTCGCAGTGTATCCACTGCCGCCTGAAAGTAAGTAG
- a CDS encoding phosphoenolpyruvate carboxylase, translating into MPPLWKPENWPSRLAELEARSGDLKEAPLRRDVRSLGTLLGDVLREQAGEDLYAKVEELRQSAIRRREAQAGSAIDEAETLMQSTVFKISGFSVEQAYQLGRAFGFYFELINLAETNHRKRRRLSSQLTGDTHSQRGTLRGTLSAMRRAGISAGAAMEWLGRICVVPVFTAHPTEVARRSVMFKRRRIADLLEQLDKIPISDEGLEQLQQQLTAEITALWQTDEVRSRKPTVYDEIQMGLDFYESSLFATLTPLYQEIADALASEYGMEIEIADLPLMLRFGSWIGGDRDGNPFVTPQITRDAIQLARAHLLGEYRRQIQLVIDLLTASTQQAPVSEALRNRLTEYIGRLNLTEEAVFGAQFEFESYRRILACILARLEKTLSADKVAEENSSLAALPAYGSAREFLADLDLVRSSLVEHRGLRLAQTLLDPLLLIARTFGFHLHTLDIRQHAKLQRAALDEAAAWSSEAAADGRLPAPLSAPSADVIETFRAVAEIKAQGTPETIRCCVISGATSVRDVVNVVWLARLAGVRVEAEGEDPGLMPVPLFESIEDLQNAPAVCRELWSGPEYQRLLASWEGHQEVMLGYSDSNKDGGMLTSTWEIFRAHRALHEVARECGVHLRLFHGRGGTVGRGGGPTHRAIFAQPFGAFEGEIRITEQGEVLNWKYSDVVLAERNLELMIAACLDALARPNALDPEGHRTGILLPEWEAAFNELSADSFAFYRESIIDDPEVLQYFEAATPVGELENAKIGSRPARRKGALDFSNLRAIPWVFGWTQSRLLVPGWFGVGYAIQRYVRKPEGLGILRLMMREFPLFIDLIRNVETALAKADLGIARLYAALVQDEEMRQRVFSKIEQEFNRTMEAVLLITGQGELLETNQVLARSIRLRNPYVDPMSLIQVDLLRRKRSGEDTDEVNRAIAGTINGIAAGLRNTG; encoded by the coding sequence ATGCCTCCCCTCTGGAAACCGGAAAACTGGCCTTCTCGCCTGGCCGAATTGGAAGCTCGCTCTGGCGATCTGAAAGAAGCTCCGTTGCGCCGGGACGTGCGTTCCTTGGGCACGCTGCTTGGCGACGTTCTCCGCGAGCAGGCGGGCGAAGACCTCTATGCCAAGGTAGAAGAACTGCGCCAGAGTGCGATCCGGCGGCGTGAGGCGCAGGCCGGCAGCGCCATCGACGAAGCGGAAACTCTGATGCAGAGCACCGTGTTCAAGATCAGCGGGTTTTCGGTCGAACAAGCTTATCAGTTGGGACGCGCTTTTGGATTCTACTTTGAGCTCATCAACCTGGCCGAGACGAATCATCGGAAACGCCGCCGGCTCTCCAGCCAGCTCACTGGCGATACACATTCGCAGCGTGGAACGCTCCGGGGCACGCTGAGCGCGATGCGACGGGCAGGGATCTCCGCCGGAGCGGCGATGGAATGGCTGGGCCGGATCTGCGTCGTCCCCGTATTCACCGCCCACCCGACCGAGGTCGCGCGTCGCTCCGTCATGTTCAAGCGGCGCCGCATTGCGGACCTGCTGGAGCAGTTGGACAAAATTCCGATTTCCGACGAAGGGCTCGAGCAACTGCAGCAGCAATTGACCGCCGAGATAACCGCGTTATGGCAGACCGACGAAGTCCGAAGCCGAAAGCCGACGGTCTACGACGAGATCCAGATGGGCCTGGATTTCTATGAGTCTTCGCTGTTCGCGACCTTAACGCCTCTTTACCAGGAAATCGCCGACGCGCTCGCAAGTGAGTACGGGATGGAAATTGAGATAGCCGACCTTCCGTTGATGCTTCGGTTCGGATCGTGGATTGGCGGCGACCGCGATGGCAATCCGTTCGTGACCCCGCAGATTACGCGAGACGCCATTCAGCTGGCGCGCGCCCATCTGCTCGGCGAATACCGCCGGCAAATTCAACTGGTCATCGACCTGCTGACCGCGTCGACCCAACAGGCGCCCGTCAGCGAAGCGCTTCGCAACCGGCTCACCGAATACATTGGGCGGCTCAACCTGACCGAAGAGGCGGTCTTCGGGGCACAATTCGAATTTGAATCCTATCGGAGAATCCTGGCGTGCATACTCGCCCGCCTGGAGAAGACGCTGTCAGCAGACAAGGTGGCTGAAGAAAACTCCAGCTTGGCGGCCCTGCCGGCTTACGGCTCGGCTCGCGAATTTCTTGCCGATCTCGATCTCGTCCGCTCGAGCCTGGTGGAACATCGGGGTCTGCGCTTGGCGCAAACGCTGCTTGATCCGCTGTTGCTCATCGCCCGGACCTTCGGCTTTCATCTGCATACGCTCGACATTCGCCAGCACGCCAAGCTGCAGCGTGCGGCGCTCGACGAAGCCGCAGCCTGGAGTAGCGAGGCGGCCGCTGATGGCAGGCTTCCAGCGCCACTCAGCGCTCCCTCAGCCGATGTGATTGAGACCTTCCGCGCGGTAGCAGAGATCAAGGCGCAGGGCACCCCGGAGACGATCCGCTGCTGCGTGATTAGCGGCGCAACCAGTGTGCGTGACGTGGTGAACGTCGTCTGGCTAGCGCGGTTGGCCGGAGTTCGGGTCGAGGCCGAGGGTGAAGATCCCGGACTGATGCCGGTGCCCTTATTCGAGTCGATTGAAGACCTACAGAATGCGCCGGCGGTTTGCCGCGAGCTATGGAGCGGCCCTGAATATCAAAGACTGCTCGCCTCCTGGGAAGGCCACCAGGAGGTGATGCTCGGCTATTCCGACTCGAATAAGGATGGCGGGATGCTCACCAGCACCTGGGAGATCTTTCGCGCTCATCGCGCCCTGCATGAGGTTGCGCGCGAGTGCGGTGTTCACCTGCGGCTCTTCCACGGCCGCGGCGGTACCGTGGGTCGTGGCGGCGGTCCGACCCACCGTGCGATCTTCGCTCAGCCCTTCGGCGCATTTGAAGGGGAAATCCGCATTACCGAACAGGGCGAAGTGCTGAACTGGAAATACTCCGATGTTGTCCTCGCTGAGCGAAATTTGGAGTTAATGATCGCGGCCTGCCTGGATGCCCTTGCTCGCCCGAACGCGCTTGACCCAGAGGGCCATCGTACCGGGATTCTGCTGCCGGAGTGGGAAGCGGCCTTCAACGAGCTTTCGGCCGATTCGTTTGCGTTCTACCGGGAGAGCATTATCGACGATCCCGAAGTGCTGCAGTACTTCGAGGCCGCGACGCCGGTCGGGGAACTGGAGAATGCGAAAATCGGTTCGCGTCCCGCACGCCGCAAAGGGGCCTTGGATTTTAGTAATCTACGGGCAATCCCCTGGGTCTTCGGATGGACGCAAAGCCGCCTGCTGGTGCCGGGCTGGTTCGGCGTAGGTTATGCGATCCAGCGGTATGTGCGGAAGCCCGAAGGTCTAGGGATCCTGCGCCTGATGATGCGGGAATTCCCTCTCTTCATCGATCTGATCCGCAATGTTGAGACGGCCTTGGCCAAAGCGGATCTGGGGATCGCCCGGCTGTACGCGGCGCTTGTCCAGGATGAGGAAATGCGTCAAAGGGTTTTTTCCAAGATCGAGCAGGAGTTCAATCGCACAATGGAAGCGGTGCTCCTGATCACCGGGCAAGGCGAGTTGCTGGAGACCAACCAGGTGCTCGCGAGATCCATACGGCTTAGAAACCCCTATGTGGATCCGATGAGTTTGATCCAGGTAGACCTGCTGCGGAGAAAACGCTCCGGCGAAGATACCGATGAGGTCAATCGCGCG